The following are from one region of the Paenibacillus protaetiae genome:
- a CDS encoding GatB/YqeY domain-containing protein — MNLSERLNDDMKQAMKNQDKFKLTTIRMVRASIKNLEIDLKRPLDDNEVLDIVSREIKQRKDSLQEFEKAGREDLATALRAEIDIISQYLPAQLTEEEIKAIVTQTIQELGASSKAEMGKVMGALLPKVKGRADGKLVNQLVQQFLQ; from the coding sequence ATGAACCTTAGCGAACGATTGAACGACGATATGAAGCAAGCTATGAAAAATCAGGACAAGTTCAAATTGACCACAATCCGCATGGTTCGTGCGTCCATTAAAAACTTGGAAATTGATTTGAAGCGTCCTTTGGACGATAATGAAGTGCTTGATATCGTAAGTCGCGAGATCAAACAACGTAAAGATTCCCTCCAAGAATTTGAGAAAGCCGGCCGTGAGGATCTGGCAACAGCTCTTAGAGCAGAAATTGATATTATTAGTCAATACCTTCCCGCACAGCTGACCGAAGAAGAGATTAAAGCGATAGTGACGCAGACGATCCAGGAACTCGGTGCTTCTTCCAAAGCCGAGATGGGGAAAGTGATGGGCGCTCTTTTGCCAAAAGTAAAAGGACGCGCAGACGGTAAACTAGTAAACCAATTGGTGCAACAATTTCTGCAATAA
- the rpsU gene encoding 30S ribosomal protein S21, with amino-acid sequence MSETKVRKNETIDAALRRFKRSIAKDGVLAEVKKRKHYEKPSVKRKKKSEAARKRKF; translated from the coding sequence GTGTCTGAAACGAAAGTTCGCAAAAACGAGACTATTGATGCAGCGCTTCGCCGCTTTAAACGTTCCATCGCTAAAGATGGCGTCCTGGCGGAAGTGAAGAAACGCAAGCATTATGAAAAGCCAAGTGTTAAGCGCAAGAAAAAGTCCGAGGCTGCGCGTAAGAGAAAGTTTTAG
- a CDS encoding PD-(D/E)XK nuclease family protein: MKRLHAEFLEAEEHTGGMPYEQLAGFAEAAESADMPAESPPSDESQTDQNAAKQRKPALGGSYTFRLRRPQFMEENSLTAAEKGTVSHLMMQHIPLEGEINAGKLQERLAGMIERRLLTERQAEALDLPAIAAFFDSPLGRRLLQADRVQREVPFSCMFPASRVYPGAPAPSADEPILIQGVIDCLFEDKDGVVLLDYKTDRIYMKQWEQAAEKHRFQLELYAEAIGQIRGKPVDECHVFFFDGGQSVRLR; encoded by the coding sequence ATGAAACGGCTGCACGCCGAATTTTTGGAGGCGGAGGAACATACAGGCGGGATGCCGTACGAGCAGCTCGCCGGGTTTGCGGAAGCCGCCGAATCTGCGGACATGCCGGCTGAATCGCCGCCTTCTGACGAAAGCCAGACGGACCAAAACGCTGCCAAGCAGCGTAAGCCTGCTCTAGGCGGAAGTTATACGTTTCGGCTGCGCCGTCCGCAGTTTATGGAGGAAAACAGCTTGACCGCAGCGGAGAAAGGGACTGTCAGCCACTTGATGATGCAGCATATTCCGCTGGAGGGCGAGATCAATGCCGGGAAGCTGCAAGAGAGGCTTGCCGGTATGATTGAACGGAGGCTGCTGACGGAGCGGCAGGCTGAAGCGCTGGATTTGCCGGCTATCGCCGCCTTTTTCGATAGTCCGCTTGGAAGGCGGCTGCTGCAGGCGGACCGTGTGCAGCGGGAGGTGCCTTTCAGCTGTATGTTCCCGGCATCGCGCGTTTATCCCGGCGCGCCGGCTCCTTCGGCGGATGAGCCGATTCTCATTCAAGGCGTCATCGACTGCTTGTTTGAGGATAAGGACGGTGTCGTTCTGCTGGACTACAAAACCGACCGGATTTATATGAAGCAGTGGGAACAGGCCGCCGAGAAGCACCGATTCCAGCTGGAACTGTATGCGGAAGCGATTGGCCAAATACGTGGAAAGCCGGTTGACGAATGCCACGTATTCTTTTTTGACGGAGGGCAATCGGTCCGGCTGCGCTAA
- a CDS encoding 3'-5' exonuclease, with protein sequence MVDAVNNVFRPIMRESVAEMDYDSRAELVSGAYYPEPEQRGAFQVELAVISKSGGAAVPEEDDDAEEEGSGAAVDRESGAAAPTPEELQTVQLEARWMAMRLKQMMDERFPVYDGKRGVTRPMMWRDAVILLRATQQWAPVIIEELQANGIPAYAELSTGYFDATEVETMLSLLQIIDNPYQDIPLAGVLRSPLVGLSAEELALIRIHAKRSGYYDAVLHAAGSLLLPDELRSKLSRFLNQLDHWREEARQGALSELLWHIYRETGYYEFVGGLAGGVQRQANLRALHDRARSYEATSFRGLFRFLRFIERMRDSGGDLGTARAAGEQQDVVRIMSIHKSKGLEFPVVFIAGLGKSFNQQDTRSAFLKHKQLGFGPRYVDPERRISYPTLPFLAIRRRMKMEMLAEEMRILYVALTRPKEKMILVGTVSDADKKLQRWKAAAAAGQLPDYQIASATSFFDWIGPLAASAFDIADTEAEPESAAAENSRPASVRPETLEMKAGIVAASLFGSEAAASAEAPGEMQI encoded by the coding sequence GTGGTGGATGCGGTTAACAACGTGTTCCGGCCGATTATGCGCGAATCGGTTGCGGAGATGGATTATGACAGCCGGGCAGAGCTTGTAAGCGGCGCTTATTATCCGGAGCCGGAGCAGCGAGGCGCCTTTCAGGTAGAACTGGCCGTGATCAGCAAATCCGGCGGGGCGGCTGTGCCGGAAGAGGATGACGATGCGGAGGAGGAGGGCTCCGGCGCGGCAGTTGACCGCGAAAGCGGGGCAGCCGCACCTACGCCTGAAGAGCTGCAAACCGTACAGCTGGAAGCCAGATGGATGGCGATGCGGCTGAAACAAATGATGGACGAACGTTTTCCGGTGTACGACGGCAAACGGGGTGTTACCCGCCCGATGATGTGGCGGGATGCCGTCATCTTGCTGCGCGCCACGCAGCAGTGGGCGCCCGTTATTATCGAAGAACTGCAAGCTAACGGCATTCCGGCTTATGCCGAGCTGAGCACCGGGTATTTTGACGCGACTGAAGTGGAAACGATGCTGTCGCTGCTTCAAATTATCGACAATCCGTATCAGGATATTCCGCTGGCCGGCGTGCTGCGTTCCCCGCTTGTTGGTTTGAGTGCGGAGGAGCTGGCGCTTATTCGGATTCATGCGAAACGTTCCGGTTATTACGACGCCGTGCTGCATGCCGCTGGCAGCCTTTTGCTGCCGGACGAGCTTCGCAGCAAACTGTCGCGGTTTCTGAACCAGCTCGACCATTGGCGCGAGGAGGCAAGACAAGGAGCTTTGTCCGAGCTGTTGTGGCACATTTACAGGGAAACTGGCTATTACGAGTTTGTAGGCGGGCTGGCCGGCGGCGTGCAGCGGCAGGCCAATTTACGCGCTTTGCATGACCGTGCACGCAGCTATGAGGCAACATCGTTCCGCGGTTTGTTCCGCTTTCTCCGGTTTATCGAACGGATGCGCGACAGCGGCGGCGATCTCGGCACGGCGCGCGCGGCCGGAGAGCAGCAGGACGTCGTGCGGATCATGTCGATTCACAAAAGCAAGGGGCTGGAATTTCCTGTCGTTTTTATTGCCGGACTTGGCAAATCATTTAACCAGCAGGATACACGGAGCGCATTTCTGAAGCATAAGCAGCTTGGCTTTGGCCCTCGTTATGTCGACCCGGAGCGGCGGATCAGCTATCCGACGCTTCCGTTTCTCGCCATCCGCAGGCGGATGAAGATGGAGATGCTGGCAGAGGAAATGCGGATATTGTACGTGGCGTTAACCCGCCCGAAAGAAAAAATGATATTGGTCGGAACGGTCAGCGATGCAGACAAGAAGCTGCAGCGCTGGAAAGCGGCAGCTGCCGCCGGGCAGCTCCCCGATTATCAGATCGCTTCCGCTACATCGTTTTTTGACTGGATTGGCCCGCTGGCCGCTTCCGCTTTCGATATCGCGGATACGGAAGCGGAACCGGAATCCGCCGCTGCGGAAAACAGCCGTCCGGCCTCTGTCCGCCCGGAAACGCTGGAGATGAAAGCCGGCATAGTGGCCGCTTCCTTGTTTGGCTCCGAAGCTGCCGCCTCCGCGGAAGCGCCGGGGGAGATGCAGATATAA
- a CDS encoding UvrD-helicase domain-containing protein, protein MDSNITPKPAGSSWTDDQWHAITAEGSNVLVAAAAGSGKTAVLVERIIRKICASTDVDRLLVATFTKAAAAEMKERIGLALEKELEKMPDSEHLQRQLALLNRASITTLHSFCLDVIRRYYPLIGLDPGFRIANETESELMRIDVLDQLFEEKYDNASDGGAFLRLADRFGGEKGDDPLYRLVQQLYDFAQSHPWPEHWLRETAAAFRVQDAASLGRSSWIESIRDDVLQSLAGAEGLLEQALALTRLPAGPAPYAETFEQDLQLVRGLQYQVQAAPWEQWFEPFAAVQFGKLKAMRGDEYDKELQEQSKELREGAKKLVSTLASELFGRSPETFAAELEELAPLMEALSGLVAEFGARYEAAKREKGLLDFGDLEHYCLRILRAPESTPALAVPSSAALEYQQQFDEILLDEYQDTNMVQEAIVRLISKSGPGNRFMVGDVKQSIYRFRLAEPGLFLDKYKRYVGSGGVLEAEGTTSPAVSARRKEAQQPARPAFASIWRATSGAAPRWWMRLTTCSGRLCANRLRRWIMTAGQSL, encoded by the coding sequence ATGGACTCGAACATAACGCCTAAGCCGGCAGGCAGCAGCTGGACGGATGACCAGTGGCACGCCATTACGGCCGAAGGCTCCAACGTCCTGGTAGCGGCAGCGGCGGGTTCAGGCAAAACTGCCGTGCTTGTCGAGCGGATTATACGCAAAATATGCGCTTCTACCGATGTGGACCGGCTGCTGGTGGCCACATTTACGAAAGCGGCCGCAGCGGAAATGAAAGAACGGATTGGGCTTGCGCTGGAAAAAGAGCTGGAGAAGATGCCGGATTCCGAGCATTTGCAAAGGCAGCTTGCTTTGCTGAACCGCGCTTCCATTACGACGCTCCATTCTTTTTGCCTGGATGTCATTCGCCGTTATTATCCGCTGATCGGGCTTGATCCCGGCTTCCGCATCGCGAACGAAACGGAAAGCGAACTTATGCGTATTGACGTGTTGGATCAGTTATTTGAGGAAAAATATGACAACGCCTCCGACGGCGGCGCGTTTCTCCGGCTTGCCGACCGGTTTGGCGGGGAGAAAGGCGATGACCCGCTGTACCGGCTCGTGCAGCAGCTGTATGATTTTGCGCAAAGCCATCCTTGGCCGGAACATTGGCTGCGGGAAACCGCTGCCGCTTTTCGTGTGCAAGATGCCGCTTCGCTTGGCCGCAGCAGCTGGATAGAGAGCATTCGGGATGATGTGCTGCAATCGCTGGCCGGGGCTGAAGGGCTGCTGGAGCAGGCGCTTGCTTTGACCCGTTTGCCTGCCGGCCCGGCTCCTTATGCAGAGACGTTTGAGCAGGATCTGCAGCTGGTGCGCGGACTTCAATACCAGGTGCAGGCAGCGCCATGGGAGCAGTGGTTCGAACCGTTTGCCGCAGTCCAGTTCGGCAAGCTGAAGGCAATGCGCGGCGATGAGTATGACAAGGAGCTGCAGGAGCAAAGCAAGGAACTGCGTGAAGGCGCCAAGAAGCTCGTCAGCACGCTTGCTTCGGAGCTGTTCGGGCGTTCCCCTGAAACATTTGCGGCCGAACTGGAGGAGCTTGCGCCGCTGATGGAAGCATTGTCGGGGCTTGTTGCCGAGTTTGGTGCGCGGTATGAAGCGGCGAAGAGAGAAAAAGGACTGCTTGATTTTGGCGATTTGGAGCATTATTGCCTCCGCATCCTGCGGGCGCCCGAATCGACGCCGGCGCTGGCCGTTCCTTCCAGCGCTGCGCTGGAGTATCAGCAGCAGTTCGACGAAATACTGCTGGACGAATATCAGGATACGAATATGGTCCAGGAGGCTATTGTCCGTTTGATCTCGAAATCAGGCCCGGGCAACCGGTTTATGGTCGGTGACGTCAAGCAGAGCATCTACCGGTTCCGCTTGGCGGAGCCGGGCTTGTTCTTGGACAAGTATAAGCGTTACGTCGGCAGCGGCGGTGTTCTTGAGGCAGAGGGGACGACAAGTCCGGCGGTGTCCGCGAGACGGAAGGAAGCGCAGCAGCCGGCGAGGCCGGCCTTCGCATCGATCTGGCGCGCAACTTCCGGAGCCGCACCGAGGTGGTGGATGCGGTTAACAACGTGTTCCGGCCGATTATGCGCGAATCGGTTGCGGAGATGGATTATGACAGCCGGGCAGAGCTTGTAA
- the addB gene encoding helicase-exonuclease AddAB subunit AddB, protein MALRFVLGVSGAGKTTFCLNEVRDRLAEHPEGPPLIMLVPEQATFQTEYALFREGGAGGSIRAQALSFRRLAYRVMQETGGTALVPINDNGKQMLLFKIVHRLQDELRLFQGGAEQPGFIERLSELLTEWKRYGMDASALIDEHDIRALSGGSPLLERKLHDLQLVYGMLEKELDGLYIDSEDYLTRLASGFAAAPSMQGAALWIDGFHGFTPKEYEALAVLIGSSADVTITLTLNRPYASGEQPHELDLFHPTASTYCQLLELALAAGVDVLEPIQLDSRPPQRFKASPMLAHLERHYTKRVPMLVPDIRQLEPEQPGCGISLHAADSRRAEVEAAARDMLRRARDEGLRWRDMAIMVRNAGDYNEYIESVFSDYGIPYFLDQKKTAVHHPLVEFIRSALETVLHGWRYEAVFRCIKTELLFPIDGSQTREAFDLLENYVLAAGIDGWKWLERKQWRPLMKQSLEEDGSGLAEPSQRALLELDAVLAAREYIVPPLRRLGQTLHKAANIREMCGAVYRLLDHADAADRLERWSRLHQAEGDMRRARAHRQLWDGVMQLLDQLVEMAGEESVSPELFAGMLETGLESLKLAAVPPAVDQVLVGSMDRTRPGRIQVSYVLGANDGVMPMRVKEDGILTEEERERLAEAGIAMAPGVRRRLLDERFLIYNALTTPESHLWISWTQADEEGKAMLPSEVVRHVKQLFPGIPVRSLAGEPAPDMPEEEQYAYIGNPQQTLGYLIAQLRAWRQGADIAPFWWDLYNWFAIRPAWQPKLQLLTGSLTYTNFEASLSPETARELYGEQLKASVSRMERFVSCPFQHFAIHGLKLRERQLYRLEAPDVGQLFHAALSKLAQKLGPRLGSMSVPQIRQEAAGTVDELAPKLQSQILLSSARFQYIARKLKEIIGQAAVILGEHARRAQFEPIGLEVAFGPDGDLPPLVVPMPGGGTMEIIGRIDRVDGAETEDGMLLRVLDYKSSPTQLKLEEVAFGLSLQMLTYLDVLVTHAEQWIGKPASPAGVLYFHVHNPLLAVSNSMTEAEANGLVLKKFKTRGLISADAETARLMDGELDTGYSDLLPVALKRDGTFYSSSSVVTGEQWDVLRNSVRRTIGSIGADITQGKIDIAPYRLGGKSPCQYCDYKAVCQFDPLFEGNNYRKWRKPPKEQLWETLQEGAEEDGLEHNA, encoded by the coding sequence GTGGCGCTTCGTTTCGTGCTGGGCGTCTCCGGCGCAGGCAAAACTACGTTTTGTTTAAATGAGGTGAGGGACAGGCTCGCAGAGCATCCGGAAGGTCCGCCCCTTATTATGCTTGTTCCGGAGCAGGCGACGTTTCAGACCGAATACGCATTGTTCCGCGAAGGCGGAGCGGGCGGCTCTATCCGCGCTCAGGCGCTGAGCTTCCGCAGGCTTGCTTACCGGGTGATGCAGGAGACGGGCGGGACAGCGCTTGTTCCGATTAACGACAACGGCAAGCAGATGCTGCTCTTTAAAATCGTGCACCGCCTTCAGGACGAGCTGCGGCTTTTTCAAGGCGGAGCGGAGCAGCCGGGCTTTATCGAAAGGCTTTCCGAGCTGTTGACGGAATGGAAACGCTACGGCATGGATGCTTCCGCTTTAATTGATGAGCATGATATTCGCGCTCTCTCCGGGGGTTCGCCCCTGCTTGAGCGCAAGCTGCATGATCTGCAGCTTGTATACGGCATGCTGGAGAAAGAACTGGACGGACTATATATCGATTCGGAAGATTATTTGACGCGGCTTGCTTCCGGCTTCGCCGCAGCTCCTTCCATGCAGGGAGCAGCGCTTTGGATTGACGGTTTCCATGGTTTTACGCCAAAAGAATATGAAGCATTAGCGGTGCTGATCGGGTCATCTGCGGATGTAACGATAACATTGACGCTGAACCGTCCGTATGCTTCCGGCGAACAGCCGCATGAGCTCGATTTATTTCATCCGACAGCATCAACTTACTGCCAGCTGCTGGAGCTTGCGCTTGCAGCCGGCGTGGATGTGCTGGAGCCGATTCAGCTGGACAGCCGGCCGCCGCAGCGGTTTAAGGCGAGCCCGATGCTGGCGCATTTGGAACGCCATTACACGAAACGCGTCCCGATGCTGGTGCCGGATATCCGGCAGCTGGAGCCGGAACAGCCCGGCTGCGGCATCTCGCTCCATGCGGCGGACAGCCGCAGGGCGGAAGTGGAAGCGGCAGCCCGGGATATGCTGCGCAGAGCGCGCGATGAAGGACTCAGATGGCGGGATATGGCCATTATGGTGCGTAACGCGGGTGACTACAATGAATATATTGAATCGGTATTCAGCGATTACGGTATACCATATTTTTTGGACCAGAAAAAAACGGCTGTCCATCATCCGCTGGTTGAATTTATTCGCTCCGCACTGGAAACGGTGCTGCATGGCTGGCGGTATGAAGCGGTGTTCCGCTGCATCAAGACCGAATTGTTGTTTCCGATAGACGGATCGCAGACGCGGGAAGCGTTTGACCTGTTGGAAAACTATGTGCTTGCAGCCGGCATTGACGGGTGGAAATGGCTGGAAAGAAAACAATGGCGCCCGCTAATGAAGCAGTCGCTGGAAGAGGATGGAAGCGGTCTTGCCGAACCGAGCCAAAGAGCGCTGCTGGAGCTGGACGCGGTACTCGCCGCCAGGGAATACATTGTACCGCCGCTGCGCCGGTTAGGACAAACGCTTCATAAAGCGGCAAATATCCGCGAAATGTGCGGAGCGGTGTACCGGCTGCTGGATCACGCCGATGCGGCGGACCGTCTGGAAAGATGGAGCCGGCTGCATCAAGCTGAAGGTGATATGAGGCGCGCAAGGGCGCATCGCCAGCTTTGGGACGGCGTCATGCAGCTGCTGGATCAGCTTGTGGAGATGGCGGGCGAAGAGTCCGTATCGCCGGAGCTGTTCGCCGGCATGCTGGAGACGGGGCTGGAAAGCTTGAAGCTGGCGGCAGTGCCGCCGGCCGTTGATCAAGTGCTCGTCGGCAGCATGGACCGGACGCGTCCCGGACGTATCCAGGTCAGCTATGTGCTCGGCGCCAATGACGGCGTTATGCCGATGCGGGTCAAAGAAGACGGTATTTTGACGGAAGAGGAACGTGAGCGGTTGGCCGAAGCGGGAATCGCGATGGCGCCGGGCGTACGCCGCCGGCTGCTGGACGAGCGTTTTCTGATATATAACGCGTTGACAACGCCGGAGTCCCATCTATGGATCAGTTGGACGCAGGCTGACGAGGAAGGGAAGGCGATGCTGCCTTCCGAAGTAGTCCGCCATGTCAAGCAGCTGTTTCCAGGTATTCCTGTCCGTTCACTGGCAGGAGAACCGGCACCGGATATGCCCGAAGAAGAACAATATGCTTACATCGGAAATCCGCAGCAGACGCTGGGTTACCTTATTGCCCAGCTCCGCGCTTGGCGGCAGGGGGCGGATATTGCGCCATTCTGGTGGGATTTGTACAACTGGTTTGCGATCCGTCCGGCATGGCAGCCCAAGCTGCAGCTGTTAACGGGATCGTTAACGTATACTAACTTCGAGGCGTCATTGTCGCCGGAAACCGCGCGGGAACTTTACGGCGAGCAGCTGAAAGCAAGCGTGTCGCGGATGGAACGGTTTGTTTCCTGCCCGTTCCAGCATTTTGCCATTCATGGGCTGAAACTTCGGGAACGGCAGCTTTACCGGCTGGAAGCGCCGGATGTCGGGCAGTTGTTCCACGCCGCATTAAGCAAGCTGGCCCAGAAGCTTGGGCCGCGTCTCGGCTCCATGTCCGTGCCGCAAATCCGCCAGGAGGCGGCGGGAACAGTGGACGAGCTTGCGCCCAAGCTGCAGTCGCAAATTTTGCTCAGCAGCGCAAGATTCCAATATATTGCCCGCAAGCTGAAAGAAATTATTGGCCAGGCGGCCGTCATCTTAGGCGAACATGCCCGCCGCGCCCAGTTTGAGCCGATCGGGCTGGAAGTGGCGTTTGGGCCGGACGGCGATCTGCCGCCGCTTGTCGTGCCGATGCCAGGCGGCGGCACGATGGAAATTATCGGACGCATCGACCGGGTGGACGGCGCGGAAACAGAAGACGGCATGCTGCTCCGGGTGCTCGATTACAAATCAAGCCCGACCCAGCTGAAGCTGGAGGAGGTTGCTTTCGGCTTGTCGCTGCAAATGCTCACTTACCTGGATGTGCTTGTGACGCATGCGGAACAGTGGATCGGAAAGCCGGCATCGCCGGCGGGCGTCCTTTATTTTCACGTGCATAACCCGCTGCTTGCCGTCTCGAACAGCATGACCGAAGCGGAAGCAAACGGGCTTGTCCTAAAGAAGTTCAAGACGCGCGGGCTTATATCCGCCGACGCGGAGACGGCTCGCCTGATGGACGGCGAGCTGGACACCGGCTACTCCGATTTGCTGCCTGTCGCCTTGAAGCGGGACGGCACCTTTTACAGCAGCTCTTCCGTCGTAACCGGCGAGCAATGGGACGTGCTCCGGAACTCGGTCAGAAGGACCATCGGCAGCATCGGCGCCGACATTACGCAAGGCAAAATCGACATTGCCCCTTACCGTCTTGGCGGCAAATCGCCTTGCCAATATTGCGATTACAAAGCGGTATGCCAGTTTGATCCGCTGTTTGAAGGGAACAACTACCGCAAATGGCGCAAGCCGCCAAAGGAACAGCTGTGGGAAACGCTGCAGGAAGGAGCAGAGGAAGATGGACTCGAACATAACGCCTAA
- the clpP gene encoding ATP-dependent Clp endopeptidase proteolytic subunit ClpP: MTLIPYVIEQSKGGERSYDVFSRLLKDRIVMVGSEITDELSNAIVAQLLFLAADDPDKDIQMFINSPGGSITAGFGIYDTMQYIKPDVSTICLGSAASFGAVLLAGGAKGKRFALPNSEIMLHQPLGGAQGQASDIRIRAERIIRTRGHINKLLSERTGQPVERIHQDTDRDWFMSAEEAQDYGLIDGIIHGQPPASGSGGQ, translated from the coding sequence ATGACTTTAATTCCTTATGTCATCGAACAGTCCAAAGGCGGCGAACGCAGCTACGACGTATTTTCCCGGCTGCTTAAAGACCGGATTGTGATGGTAGGCTCGGAAATAACCGACGAACTGTCGAATGCGATTGTAGCCCAGCTTTTGTTTCTGGCTGCGGATGATCCCGACAAGGATATCCAAATGTTTATTAACAGCCCAGGCGGGTCCATTACAGCAGGCTTTGGCATTTATGATACGATGCAGTACATTAAGCCGGACGTATCGACCATATGTTTGGGCAGCGCGGCCAGCTTCGGCGCAGTTCTTTTAGCGGGCGGGGCAAAAGGGAAACGTTTCGCGCTTCCCAACAGCGAGATTATGCTTCATCAGCCGTTAGGCGGAGCGCAAGGGCAAGCTTCGGATATCCGCATCCGAGCGGAGCGTATCATCCGTACGCGCGGGCATATTAATAAACTTCTTTCCGAACGGACGGGACAGCCGGTGGAGCGGATCCATCAGGACACGGACCGGGATTGGTTCATGTCGGCGGAGGAAGCGCAAGATTACGGCTTGATTGACGGCATTATTCATGGACAGCCGCCTGCAAGCGGAAGCGGCGGGCAGTAA
- a CDS encoding RNA polymerase sigma factor, whose translation MEQQPIWEAEQIRSALVRYCRSLTGSQWDAEDLAQETYMKALPFMASVRELANPSAYLFRMAKNRWIDQLRRSSKGAALEREAGGLPEAEEQSGIEQDDVEQALLMLIHHLTPLQRTVYLLREAVALPAKETAAMLQISEGAVKAALHRARIVISKLRTERGAALPLLEACQAGALGEKEHAVMLAYVAALHDGDAQAIAMLMQQQDEESRQSAAVHIRQQSQQRSIRSRGSGSPGTTAKLRMAA comes from the coding sequence ATGGAGCAGCAGCCGATTTGGGAAGCGGAGCAAATCCGCTCGGCGCTTGTCCGTTATTGCCGCAGCTTAACCGGCTCGCAATGGGATGCGGAAGATTTGGCGCAGGAAACGTATATGAAAGCTTTGCCTTTTATGGCTTCGGTCCGCGAGCTTGCCAATCCTTCCGCTTATTTGTTCAGAATGGCCAAAAACCGGTGGATCGACCAGCTGCGCAGAAGCAGCAAGGGCGCTGCATTGGAACGGGAGGCGGGCGGCCTGCCCGAAGCAGAGGAACAATCCGGCATCGAGCAGGACGATGTGGAGCAGGCGCTGCTTATGCTGATCCATCATTTGACGCCGCTGCAGCGGACCGTTTATTTGCTGCGGGAGGCTGTGGCTTTGCCGGCCAAAGAAACGGCGGCTATGCTGCAAATTTCGGAAGGCGCTGTTAAAGCGGCTTTGCACCGCGCGCGCATCGTTATTAGCAAGCTTCGTACGGAGCGGGGAGCCGCCTTGCCGCTGCTTGAAGCCTGCCAGGCAGGAGCGCTTGGCGAAAAGGAGCACGCTGTGATGCTTGCATATGTGGCGGCATTGCACGACGGTGATGCGCAAGCTATTGCGATGCTGATGCAGCAGCAGGATGAAGAAAGCCGGCAGTCCGCGGCTGTCCACATCCGCCAGCAGTCGCAGCAGCGGAGCATCCGGTCGCGGGGATCCGGCTCGCCGGGCACAACGGCGAAGCTGCGCATGGCGGCGTAA
- a CDS encoding sugar nucleotide-binding protein, with amino-acid sequence MLITKQFQLDMEQYDKLQEQLKEMNPDIVISCLRGDYGRQLEFHMQLAAALAEGNSRLYYLSTTNVFDGDVSKPHTEADNPIAVSDYGKFKISCENMLKRIMGERLVIIRIPAIWGKPSPRWDQVKESIKNNKEIDVYSNLVCSHLLDVQLARQLRYILKQNLRGIFHLGSVDEMTHGQFHERLVQQITGGSRLLRYHLYDDKEDTRYFSLASSREGLPGSLQSTNSENLAYLLE; translated from the coding sequence ATGTTAATAACAAAGCAATTCCAATTAGACATGGAGCAGTACGACAAGCTGCAGGAACAATTAAAGGAAATGAACCCCGATATCGTAATATCCTGCCTGAGAGGGGATTATGGCCGGCAGCTCGAATTCCATATGCAGCTGGCTGCGGCATTGGCGGAGGGGAACAGCCGCCTGTATTATTTATCGACCACAAACGTATTTGACGGTGATGTTTCCAAACCGCATACCGAAGCAGACAATCCCATTGCCGTGTCCGATTATGGAAAGTTCAAAATCAGCTGTGAAAATATGCTGAAGCGAATTATGGGCGAACGATTGGTCATTATCCGGATTCCGGCCATTTGGGGCAAACCTTCACCGCGGTGGGATCAGGTCAAGGAAAGCATAAAAAATAACAAAGAGATTGACGTGTACAGCAATCTCGTATGCAGCCATTTACTGGATGTGCAGCTGGCCCGGCAATTGCGCTATATCCTTAAACAGAATTTACGAGGCATCTTTCATCTTGGTTCGGTGGATGAGATGACGCACGGGCAGTTTCATGAACGGCTCGTTCAACAGATAACAGGCGGCAGCCGTCTGTTGCGCTATCATTTGTATGATGACAAAGAAGACACAAGGTACTTCAGCCTGGCGTCAAGCCGTGAAGGTCTTCCGGGCAGCCTGCAAAGCACGAATTCGGAAAATCTGGCTTATTTGCTGGAATAA